CGCCGCATGGCATGGGGAAAGCCATCCCGCCTGGCTGGCGCAAATCCAAAGCTTTGCCACCGCAGTTTTGGACCCCCTCGGCCGCATTTTTCTGCACCTGCTTTTCTGGGCTGTCGTGCCCCTGGTTTTTGCCACGCTCGCCCAAGGCGTGCTGCAACTGGGCAACGTGGGAGGATTGGGCCGGCTGAGCTGGCGCGTGGCCCTTCTGTTCGCCGCCAACATGGTGATTGGCGTGGCGTTGGGCCTGGTGGCCATGAACTGGCTGGCCCCCGGGGCCTCGCTCACCGCGGAAGCCCGCCAGCAATTGTTGCGCGATTTCACCGGCGCCGCCTCCGCCACCCTCGAAACGGTGGCCGCGGAGCCCATGACCAGTTTTCGCGCCCTGGTGGACATTTTCCTGCCCCGGAATCTGCTCAAAGCCGTGGTGGAATTTCAACTGCTGCCCCTCATGCTCTTCGCCCTGCTGGTCGGCGCGGCGGGAGCGCGTCTGCCCGAGGCCAGCCGGCTCCGGTTGCACCAGGCCCTGGAACTCATCACGGAGCTGATGCTCCGCCTGGTGGGCTGGGCCATGTATCTGGCGCCGCTGGCTGTGCCCGCCATGATTTTCAGCACGGTGGTCAAAGCAGGCCTGCCCGTGGTGAACGCCCTGCTGGGTTTCGTGCTGGTTTGCCTGGGGGTCATGGCGCTGCACCTGTTCGGCACCCTCTCTCTGTGGCTGAAATGGCTGGCCGGCCGGTCCCCGTGGGCTTTTTTCAAGGCCATTCGCACCGTCCTGGTGACCGCTTTCTCCACCAGCTCCAGCAGCGCCACCCTCCCGGCCAGTCTGGCGGCCTGCCGCGAGTCGCTGGGCGTCTCGGCGCCCGTGGCGGGCTTCGTGCTGCCACTGGGTGCCACGCTCAACATGAGCGGCACCGCCTTGTATGAGGGATGTGTGGTCCTGTTTGTGGCGCAGGTCTATGGCGTGCCGTTGTCCTGGGGGATGCAGGCGCTGCTGCTGGTCATGACCGTGCTCAGCGCCGTGGCCGTGGCCGGCATTCCTGGCGGTTCTTTGCCCTTGATTGCCGGCCTGTTGCACACCTTTGGGGTCCCGCCGGAGGGGCTGGCGCTGGTGTTGGGGGCAGACCGCCTGCTGGACATGGCCCGCACCACCGTCAATGTTACGGCTGATTTGGTGACCGCAACGGTGGTGGACCGACACTGGCGGGAATTCCATCCGCCTGGCCCGCTATAAGACACGCCTTCGCCTGGGCTGTGCCCCTATTGGTTGGGGCTGAAACTGGCCTTCTCCACCTGAAGTTTGGGAGTAAAGAACAGGGAAGGCGGCGCCAGGTTACCGGCCACCGGGTTGGTGCTGTTCGGCTCGGAGGCGGCCCCATGGGGGGAGCCGCCCTGGGCCAACTGTTCAGCAAAGGACGCCGCCCCGCCCACTCCGGCCGCTGGCGCGGTTATTCCGGGGAGGTTATGCCCCATGGGCAGCAGCGTATTGGCCGCCACCGGGTCGGGTGTCCGCAGCATCATCAACCCACCCACCAAGACGCCACAGGCGCCCGCCGCCGCCAGGCCGGACCAGAAGGGACGCGCCGTCAAATAATGCCACAAACGCAACACCCAGGCGCTCTCCGCATCACCCTCGACGGCGTTGATGCGGGCCATGACCTGATGAGAAAAGTTCTGGAAATACCCCGGGGGCGGCTGTTCATGCCGCTTGAGGGCCAGAAGCTGGCGCAACCGTTTGAACTCATCCTGTGGTTGAGACATGCTCATGTCAGGTCAAAAACTCGGCCAAATAGGCTTGCAGTTGTTGCCGCGCATAAAACAGGCGCGAGCGCACGGTGCCCTCGTTGCAATCCATGATCCGCGCGATCTCCTCGTGCGGCAATCCTTGAATGTCATGCAACGTGACCACCGTTCTATGAGTATCTGACAATTTCATCATGGCCTTGTTCAATTTTTCCTGCAACTCGGCCAGATGAATGTCCCGGCGGGGGGTTTTATCCGAGATGAGCGCCACCAGCTCAGGGTCATTTTCCACCTGGTTATCCAAATCATTGAGGCTCAACTGGAGGCGATTTTTGCGCTGTCGCAGAAAATTCAGCGTCTTGTTGACCGCAATCCGGTACAACCAGGTGAAAAAGGTGGCATCCCCCTTGAAGGACGGCAGCGCGCGATAAGCCTTGATAAATGTCTCCTGGGCCAGGTCATTGGCGTCCTCGTGATTGGCCGTCATGTGGTAGATGGCCGCGTAAATGCGCTCCTGATAGCGCTGCACCAGTTGATCAAAGGCGTCCAAATCACCCCGCTGCGCCCGCCGCACCAAGACCAAATCATCCACTGGCTTGGGGCTGCCACCGCCCGTGGTGGCGGGGGTCGTGGCCCGGCTCGTGGGGGAATCGCTCATAACCTTGGGCGCTTTATGCCGGATGCCGCAGGGCCGCGGCCTGTTGCGCCAGCAAATCGGCCAGCCCTTCCAACCCTTGACGGCTGGGCGAAGCCGGCAACTGCCGCAAATGCGCCTTGGCCTCCTGCAATCCCGATTGAATGGCCGCCTGGGCCCCCTCCAGCGCTTCATAGCGGGCCATTAACTGCAACAAATCCTGCAACCGCGTCGGCCGCCAGTGCTCAATCCAATCCTGCACCTTTTGCCGCTGCGCGGCCTCCACCCGCTCGAGGAGGAGCAACACGGGCAGGGTCAATTTCCCCTTGGCCAAATCCGTGCCCAAGGATTTCCGCGCCTCGGCCTCCGAAGCAAACAAATCCACGCAGTCATCATACACCTGGTAGGCCGTTCCCAGCGCCATGCCAAATGCCCGCAACGCCTCGCGCTGGGCTGCTGAAGCCCGACTCAAATACGCTCCCATGTCACACGAGAGCGCAAACAACTCGCCGGTCTTCATCCCCACCACTTTGAAGTATTCATCCCGCGAAAAATTAAAGTTGCGCCGTTGCCGCGTCTGCAAAATCTCGCCCGCGCAAACCGTGTTGGTGGCGGCGGAAACCGCCCGGCAAACTTCCGTGGTGGGAAAACTGGCCGCCAATTTCAGGGCATGGGCAAAGAGACAATCTCCTACCAGCACCGAAATATCATTGCCCCAATGGGCCGCCAGTGTGGGCTGCCCGCGGCGCATTTGCGCCTCATCCAGGACATCGTCATGCACCAGCGTGGCCAGATGCACCATCTCAATAATAACCGCCGCCGTGACATGCGCCTCGGTCAACTCCCCCAAGGCCCGCCCGCTCAACCCCACCAGAACCGGACGCAACTGCTTGCCCTGGCTCTGCAGCGCCTCGGCGGCGTAGGCCGAAATCTCCGGGTCAAACGCCCCCACCTGCGCCGCCAGCCGCTCGCTCACCTCCTGCAAAAAAGGGCCCACGGGCGCGGAAAGTGCTTTCCAGGCGTGGGACAATTTTGCCCCGGCTGCCG
This is a stretch of genomic DNA from Fontisphaera persica. It encodes these proteins:
- a CDS encoding dicarboxylate/amino acid:cation symporter, with amino-acid sequence MNPASHRLGRNILAALAVGLMAGIAAAWHGESHPAWLAQIQSFATAVLDPLGRIFLHLLFWAVVPLVFATLAQGVLQLGNVGGLGRLSWRVALLFAANMVIGVALGLVAMNWLAPGASLTAEARQQLLRDFTGAASATLETVAAEPMTSFRALVDIFLPRNLLKAVVEFQLLPLMLFALLVGAAGARLPEASRLRLHQALELITELMLRLVGWAMYLAPLAVPAMIFSTVVKAGLPVVNALLGFVLVCLGVMALHLFGTLSLWLKWLAGRSPWAFFKAIRTVLVTAFSTSSSSATLPASLAACRESLGVSAPVAGFVLPLGATLNMSGTALYEGCVVLFVAQVYGVPLSWGMQALLLVMTVLSAVAVAGIPGGSLPLIAGLLHTFGVPPEGLALVLGADRLLDMARTTVNVTADLVTATVVDRHWREFHPPGPL
- a CDS encoding sigma-70 family RNA polymerase sigma factor; the protein is MSDSPTSRATTPATTGGGSPKPVDDLVLVRRAQRGDLDAFDQLVQRYQERIYAAIYHMTANHEDANDLAQETFIKAYRALPSFKGDATFFTWLYRIAVNKTLNFLRQRKNRLQLSLNDLDNQVENDPELVALISDKTPRRDIHLAELQEKLNKAMMKLSDTHRTVVTLHDIQGLPHEEIARIMDCNEGTVRSRLFYARQQLQAYLAEFLT
- a CDS encoding polyprenyl synthetase family protein, translating into MGPFLQEVSERLAAQVGAFDPEISAYAAEALQSQGKQLRPVLVGLSGRALGELTEAHVTAAVIIEMVHLATLVHDDVLDEAQMRRGQPTLAAHWGNDISVLVGDCLFAHALKLAASFPTTEVCRAVSAATNTVCAGEILQTRQRRNFNFSRDEYFKVVGMKTGELFALSCDMGAYLSRASAAQREALRAFGMALGTAYQVYDDCVDLFASEAEARKSLGTDLAKGKLTLPVLLLLERVEAAQRQKVQDWIEHWRPTRLQDLLQLMARYEALEGAQAAIQSGLQEAKAHLRQLPASPSRQGLEGLADLLAQQAAALRHPA